A stretch of the Fusobacterium varium genome encodes the following:
- a CDS encoding putative endonuclease III has protein sequence MIEIILRKMMDKDIPDIYKYIHLNYVKKYYPDNEKEQWEAHRRWYSFVINSPSYLFYTIESLSREFLGTVKFELDEKEAAISVYLVKEIRGKGYSETVIINSINELCFEKPHIKKISAYILEENEISQKVFLKIGFKRKKIEEYNGTEHILFEKKVKALEEKIMTKKEKVKKILEKLHEKFGDPKCALDFKTPFELLVAVILSAQCTDVRVNIVTKEMYKKVNTPEGFAALPVEKIEEMIKSTGFFRNKAKNIKLCSQQLLSKYNGEIPKDMDKLIELAGVGRKTANVVRGEVWGLADGITVDTHVKRLSNLIGLVKNDDPVKIEQELMKIVPKKDWIDFSHYLILQGRDKCIARRPKCNECEIKELCNHGKNIDK, from the coding sequence TTGATTGAGATAATATTAAGAAAAATGATGGATAAAGATATACCAGATATTTATAAATATATCCATTTAAATTATGTAAAAAAATACTATCCTGATAATGAGAAAGAGCAGTGGGAAGCTCATAGAAGATGGTACAGTTTTGTTATTAATTCTCCATCGTATCTTTTTTATACTATAGAAAGTCTGAGTAGGGAGTTTTTAGGAACTGTAAAATTTGAGTTAGATGAAAAGGAAGCTGCAATAAGTGTATATCTTGTAAAAGAGATAAGAGGAAAGGGATATTCAGAAACTGTTATTATCAATAGTATCAATGAACTCTGCTTTGAAAAACCACATATAAAAAAAATATCAGCATATATATTAGAAGAAAATGAAATATCTCAAAAGGTATTTCTTAAAATTGGATTTAAAAGAAAAAAAATTGAAGAATATAATGGAACTGAACATATTTTATTTGAGAAGAAAGTGAAAGCTTTAGAGGAAAAAATTATGACTAAAAAAGAAAAAGTAAAAAAAATACTTGAAAAACTTCATGAAAAATTTGGAGATCCTAAATGTGCTTTGGATTTTAAAACACCCTTTGAACTTCTTGTGGCTGTTATTCTCTCAGCACAGTGTACTGATGTAAGAGTAAATATTGTTACAAAAGAAATGTATAAAAAAGTGAATACTCCTGAAGGATTTGCAGCTCTTCCAGTGGAAAAAATAGAAGAAATGATAAAAAGTACAGGATTTTTTAGAAATAAAGCTAAAAATATAAAATTATGCAGTCAGCAGCTTCTTTCTAAATACAATGGAGAGATACCAAAAGATATGGATAAACTTATAGAACTTGCAGGAGTGGGAAGAAAAACAGCTAATGTAGTAAGAGGAGAAGTTTGGGGTTTAGCAGATGGAATAACTGTAGATACTCATGTTAAAAGATTATCTAACCTTATTGGTTTAGTAAAAAATGATGATCCAGTAAAAATTGAACAGGAACTTATGAAAATTGTTCCTAAAAAAGATTGGATAGATTTTTCACACTACCTTATATTACAAGGAAGAGACAAATGTATAGCTAGAAGACCAAAGTGTAATGAATGTGAAATAAAAGAGCTTTGCAACCATGGAAAAAATATAGATAAATAA
- the tyrS gene encoding tyrosyl-tRNA synthetase, producing the protein MENVFDVLVGRGYLKQFTHEEEMREILGKEKVTFYIGFDPTADSLHVGHFIAMMFMAHMQKHGHRPIALLGGGTAMIGDPSGRTDMRTMMSKETIAHNVASIKKQMEKFIDFSDGKAILENNADWLLGLNYVDFIRDIGAHFSVNRMLAAECFKSRMEAGLSFLEFNYMLMQGYDFLVLNQKHGCTMQLGGDDQWSNMIAGVELIRKKEQKQAFAMTCTLLTNSEGKKMGKTAKGALWLDPEKTSPYEFYQYWRNVDDADVEKCLSLLTFIPMDEVKRLSALEGAEINEAKKILAFEITKMIHGEEEALKAKTAAEALFGGGQDMSNVPSVEIEETALGTGLVDFLVEKGILKTKSEGRRLVQQNGLNIGENKVTDFAMPITKDLFVDGEFLVKIGKKKYHKVVLK; encoded by the coding sequence ATGGAAAACGTATTTGATGTATTAGTAGGACGTGGATACTTAAAACAATTCACTCATGAAGAAGAAATGAGGGAAATATTAGGAAAAGAGAAAGTTACTTTTTATATAGGATTTGATCCAACAGCAGATAGTCTGCATGTAGGACATTTTATTGCTATGATGTTTATGGCTCATATGCAAAAACATGGTCATAGACCAATAGCTCTTCTTGGTGGTGGAACAGCTATGATAGGGGATCCAAGTGGAAGAACTGATATGAGAACTATGATGTCAAAAGAAACTATTGCTCATAATGTAGCATCTATAAAAAAGCAAATGGAAAAATTCATAGATTTTTCAGATGGAAAAGCTATACTTGAAAATAATGCAGACTGGCTGTTAGGACTTAATTATGTAGATTTTATAAGGGATATAGGAGCGCATTTTTCTGTAAATAGAATGCTTGCAGCAGAATGTTTTAAATCTAGAATGGAAGCTGGACTTTCTTTTCTTGAATTTAACTATATGTTGATGCAGGGGTATGATTTTCTTGTATTGAATCAAAAGCATGGATGTACTATGCAGTTGGGAGGAGACGATCAGTGGTCTAATATGATAGCTGGTGTAGAACTTATCAGAAAAAAAGAACAGAAACAAGCTTTTGCAATGACATGTACTCTTCTCACTAACAGTGAAGGAAAGAAAATGGGGAAAACAGCAAAAGGTGCTTTATGGCTAGATCCAGAAAAAACATCTCCTTATGAATTTTATCAATATTGGAGAAATGTTGATGATGCAGATGTTGAAAAATGTCTTTCATTATTGACATTTATTCCAATGGATGAAGTAAAAAGATTAAGTGCATTGGAAGGTGCAGAAATAAACGAAGCTAAAAAGATACTTGCTTTTGAAATTACGAAAATGATCCATGGAGAAGAAGAAGCTCTTAAAGCGAAAACAGCAGCAGAGGCTTTATTTGGCGGAGGGCAGGATATGAGCAACGTTCCTTCAGTAGAAATAGAGGAAACTGCTTTAGGAACTGGACTTGTAGATTTTCTAGTGGAAAAAGGAATATTGAAAACTAAAAGTGAAGGAAGAAGGCTTGTTCAACAGAATGGATTGAATATAGGAGAAAATAAAGTAACAGATTTTGCTATGCCTATAACAAAAGATCTTTTTGTTGATGGAGAATTTCTTGTAAAAATAGGAAAGAAAAAATATCATAAAGTAGTTTTAAAATAG
- a CDS encoding putative FeS cluster assembly scaffold protein, with protein sequence MQYTEKVMEHFMNPHNVGVIENPSGYGKVGNPSCGDIMEIFIKVEDNIITDVKFRTFGCASAIASSSVSTELIMGKTVNEALALTNKKVVEALGGLPPVKMHCSVLAEEAIKLAIEDYLSKKDKKEEK encoded by the coding sequence ATGCAATATACTGAAAAAGTAATGGAACATTTTATGAATCCACACAATGTTGGAGTTATAGAAAATCCATCTGGATATGGAAAAGTAGGAAATCCTTCATGTGGGGATATAATGGAAATATTTATTAAAGTAGAAGACAATATAATAACTGATGTTAAGTTTAGAACTTTTGGGTGTGCCTCGGCAATAGCTAGCTCTTCAGTATCTACAGAACTTATTATGGGAAAAACTGTTAATGAAGCTTTAGCTCTTACAAATAAAAAAGTAGTAGAGGCATTAGGTGGACTTCCACCAGTGAAAATGCATTGTTCTGTACTTGCAGAGGAAGCTATTAAATTAGCTATTGAAGATTACCTTTCTAAAAAAGATAAAAAAGAAGAAAAATAA
- a CDS encoding putative cystathionine gamma-synthase: MKDLKNKGIGTIAIHAGQGKNPFGALSTPIYQTSTFIFDSAEQGGARFAGKEDGYIYSRLGNPTTAVAEEKIAALECGEAAAATSSGMGAISSVLWTLLRAGDHVIADKILYGCTFALLCHGMTRYGVEVEFLDTSDLEAVKKAMKKNTRVVYLETPANPNLKISDIEEIAKIAHTNEYIKVVVDNTFASPYLQKPLQLGADIVVHSATKYLNGHGDVIAGFAVGSKELITEIKLFGIKDMTGSVLGPTEAHLIIRGLKTFEIRMQRHCENAMKVAEYLNAHPKVEKVYYPGLKDHEGYEIATKQMTGFGGIMSFELKGGFEAGKTLLNNVEMCALAVSLGDTETLIQHPASMTHSAYTSEELKEAGIPEGLVRLSVGLENIEDIIADLDKALEKVK, from the coding sequence ATGAAAGATTTGAAAAATAAAGGGATAGGAACAATAGCTATCCATGCAGGACAAGGTAAAAATCCATTTGGGGCTTTATCTACTCCAATATATCAGACTTCTACATTTATATTTGATTCAGCAGAGCAAGGAGGAGCAAGGTTTGCAGGAAAAGAGGACGGATATATTTATTCCAGACTTGGAAATCCTACAACAGCAGTAGCAGAAGAAAAAATAGCTGCATTGGAATGTGGAGAGGCAGCAGCAGCTACTTCTTCAGGAATGGGAGCAATTTCATCTGTGCTTTGGACACTTTTAAGAGCAGGAGATCATGTAATAGCAGATAAAATACTATATGGATGTACATTTGCACTATTGTGTCATGGAATGACTAGGTATGGAGTAGAAGTTGAATTTTTAGATACTTCTGATCTTGAAGCAGTAAAAAAAGCAATGAAGAAAAATACAAGGGTAGTATACTTGGAAACACCAGCAAATCCTAATTTAAAAATATCTGATATAGAAGAAATAGCAAAAATAGCTCATACAAATGAATATATAAAAGTAGTAGTAGACAATACATTTGCTTCTCCATATTTGCAGAAGCCTTTACAATTAGGGGCAGATATAGTAGTTCATTCAGCAACTAAATATTTAAATGGACATGGAGATGTAATAGCAGGATTTGCAGTTGGAAGTAAGGAACTTATAACAGAAATAAAACTTTTTGGAATAAAAGATATGACAGGATCAGTATTAGGGCCAACAGAAGCTCATCTTATAATAAGAGGATTAAAAACATTTGAAATAAGAATGCAAAGACATTGTGAAAACGCAATGAAAGTTGCTGAATATTTAAATGCTCATCCTAAAGTAGAAAAAGTATATTATCCAGGTTTGAAAGATCATGAAGGTTATGAAATAGCAACAAAACAAATGACAGGATTTGGAGGAATAATGTCATTTGAACTTAAGGGAGGATTTGAAGCAGGGAAAACATTGCTGAATAATGTTGAAATGTGTGCACTGGCAGTAAGTCTAGGAGATACAGAGACATTGATACAGCATCCAGCTTCTATGACTCATTCAGCTTATACAAGTGAAGAATTAAAAGAGGCTGGAATACCGGAAGGGCTAGTAAGGTTATCAGTAGGACTGGAAAATATAGAGGATATAATAGCTGATTTAGATAAAGCTTTAGAAAAAGTAAAATAA
- a CDS encoding putative efflux transporter: protein MGQNDLFIKMTETKISKLIPKLAIPTIISMLVTSVYNMADTFFVSQIGTSASAAVGINFSVMAMIQAIGFTLGMGSGNYISRSLGRQDREGAHEAAATAFFTALILGAFLAVLGLLFLDKFVRMLGATETIVPYAKDYAKYILIATPYMCCSFVLNNIIRSQGNAFYSMIGIGTGGILNMILDPIFIFTLNLGISGAALATIISQFISFSILMYMCNKNKEHVTIKLSSFKFRLTMYKEIFRAGFPTLSRQGLASMAAVALNVCASPFGDAAIAAMSIVSRIMMFVNSSLIGFGQGFQPVCGFNYGAKRYDRVLEAYHFCLKVAVILLTVLGTVCFIFAPDILALFRKTDIEVIEIGALALRFQCMTLPIQACIIMANMLTQSIGYGFMATLVAMGRQGIFLIPVLFIFPKIGGIRGLQLCQPFADVCTFILGTVIALKVVKDLRCRMLKQEEQI, encoded by the coding sequence ATGGGACAAAATGATTTATTTATAAAAATGACAGAAACAAAAATATCAAAACTGATACCAAAATTAGCTATACCAACTATAATAAGTATGTTAGTAACTTCTGTTTATAATATGGCTGATACATTTTTTGTAAGCCAGATAGGAACATCTGCATCAGCAGCAGTAGGGATAAATTTTTCTGTAATGGCAATGATTCAAGCCATCGGTTTTACTTTAGGAATGGGGAGTGGAAATTATATATCTAGAAGCCTAGGAAGACAGGATAGAGAGGGTGCTCATGAAGCAGCAGCAACAGCGTTTTTTACAGCTTTAATATTAGGAGCTTTTTTAGCTGTTTTAGGGTTGTTATTTTTGGATAAGTTTGTTAGAATGCTTGGAGCTACAGAAACAATTGTCCCCTATGCAAAAGATTATGCAAAATATATTCTTATAGCTACCCCATATATGTGTTGTTCTTTTGTTTTAAATAATATAATACGTTCTCAGGGAAATGCCTTTTATTCAATGATAGGGATAGGAACTGGGGGAATTCTTAATATGATTCTTGATCCAATTTTTATATTTACATTGAATTTAGGAATATCTGGAGCAGCTTTAGCTACTATAATAAGTCAATTTATAAGCTTTTCAATATTGATGTATATGTGTAATAAAAACAAAGAGCATGTGACTATAAAATTAAGCAGTTTTAAGTTTAGACTTACTATGTATAAAGAAATATTTCGTGCAGGTTTTCCAACTCTTTCAAGACAGGGACTTGCCAGTATGGCAGCTGTGGCCTTGAATGTATGTGCTTCACCATTTGGAGATGCAGCTATTGCAGCAATGTCTATAGTATCAAGAATAATGATGTTTGTGAACTCAAGTTTGATAGGATTTGGACAAGGATTTCAACCAGTATGTGGATTTAACTATGGAGCTAAAAGATATGATAGAGTGCTGGAAGCTTATCATTTTTGTTTAAAAGTAGCAGTAATTCTTTTAACAGTATTAGGAACTGTTTGTTTTATATTTGCTCCTGATATTTTAGCTCTATTCCGTAAAACAGATATTGAAGTTATAGAGATAGGAGCTCTTGCATTGAGGTTTCAGTGTATGACTCTGCCAATACAGGCATGTATAATAATGGCAAATATGCTTACTCAGTCTATTGGTTATGGTTTTATGGCTACTCTTGTAGCAATGGGAAGGCAGGGAATATTTTTAATTCCTGTATTATTTATATTTCCTAAAATAGGTGGGATAAGAGGATTGCAGTTATGTCAGCCTTTTGCTGATGTATGTACTTTTATATTAGGAACTGTAATAGCGTTAAAGGTTGTTAAAGACTTAAGATGTCGGATGCTTAAACAGGAAGAGCAAATATAA
- a CDS encoding putative L-amino acid N-acyltransferase, with protein sequence MEYFIREMEDKDWEDVLKIYKQGIESGISTFRKDLPDKKSWENSHLKACRFILCDNNGSVVGWAALSPISSRIDYCGVTEVSIYIDKAHQGKKLGEFLLNKIKEESEKNGIWTLQSSIFEINEASLKLHRKCGFREVGYREKIARDKNNIWQNTVLMEYRSKKIY encoded by the coding sequence ATGGAATATTTTATCAGAGAAATGGAAGATAAAGATTGGGAAGATGTACTGAAAATATATAAACAGGGAATAGAATCAGGAATATCTACATTCAGAAAAGATTTACCTGATAAGAAATCATGGGAAAATTCACATTTAAAAGCATGCAGATTTATATTGTGTGATAATAATGGCAGTGTAGTAGGTTGGGCAGCACTTAGTCCTATTTCCAGCAGAATAGATTATTGCGGGGTAACTGAAGTAAGTATATATATTGATAAAGCTCATCAAGGTAAAAAACTTGGTGAATTTCTTTTAAATAAGATAAAAGAGGAATCTGAAAAAAATGGAATCTGGACTTTACAGTCTTCAATATTTGAGATAAATGAAGCAAGTTTAAAACTTCATAGAAAATGCGGCTTTCGAGAAGTTGGATATAGAGAAAAAATAGCAAGAGATAAAAATAATATTTGGCAGAATACAGTGTTGATGGAATATAGAAGTAAAAAGATATATTGA
- the dacF gene encoding D-alanyl-D-alanine carboxypeptidase yields the protein MKKIVNVLLLTIILASSTVFAKEAENEVAVKEEKPSYKAILLGDEKGKIYYSENIDEKYPLASLTKMMTLMVTFDQLEKGSIRMKDKIKISKKSAQIGGSRIPMKEGDVFTLEDLIKATAIYSANNAAYAIAEHIGKGDVDKFVKMMNKKSTDLGLEKELEFYTPAGLPSDMTKKGMDAGTTRGIYKLSLEAAKYSKYMEIASIKETTIHDGKLKIKNRNLLLGEEGIYGIKTGHHSKVGYNISVLSDKEGMQIFTVVVGGPTYKKRDESVLNQMEEFYEHYQFRKLTDENISIAKVPVFSGEKEYADLYPDKNFTDILNKDSDIKISIKRNKGAIAPVEAGKVLGEYKVVIDGNIVESGNLVTKEEVKLSISLKNIF from the coding sequence ATGAAGAAAATTGTAAATGTATTGTTATTAACTATTATACTTGCCAGTTCTACAGTTTTTGCTAAAGAAGCGGAAAACGAAGTTGCAGTGAAAGAGGAAAAACCTTCATATAAAGCAATACTTTTAGGAGATGAAAAAGGAAAAATATATTATTCAGAAAATATAGATGAAAAATACCCTTTGGCTTCCCTTACAAAAATGATGACTTTAATGGTAACTTTTGACCAACTGGAAAAAGGCAGTATAAGAATGAAAGATAAAATTAAAATCAGTAAGAAATCAGCTCAAATTGGAGGGAGCAGAATCCCTATGAAAGAAGGAGATGTTTTCACACTTGAAGATTTAATTAAAGCAACGGCTATATATTCAGCCAATAATGCAGCCTATGCAATAGCTGAACATATAGGAAAAGGTGATGTAGATAAATTTGTAAAAATGATGAATAAAAAATCAACTGACTTAGGATTAGAGAAGGAACTGGAGTTTTATACACCAGCAGGTCTTCCAAGTGATATGACTAAAAAAGGAATGGATGCTGGAACAACAAGAGGAATATATAAATTATCTCTTGAAGCTGCAAAATATAGTAAATATATGGAAATAGCTTCTATAAAAGAAACTACTATACATGATGGGAAGCTGAAAATAAAAAATAGAAATCTTTTATTAGGTGAAGAAGGGATATATGGAATAAAAACAGGACATCATTCTAAAGTAGGATATAATATTTCTGTATTAAGTGATAAGGAAGGCATGCAAATATTTACAGTTGTTGTGGGAGGCCCTACTTATAAAAAGAGAGACGAGAGTGTTTTAAATCAAATGGAAGAATTTTATGAGCATTATCAGTTCAGAAAACTCACTGATGAAAATATTTCTATAGCTAAAGTACCTGTATTTAGTGGAGAAAAGGAATATGCTGATTTATATCCTGATAAAAACTTCACAGATATTTTGAACAAAGACAGTGATATAAAAATATCTATAAAGAGAAATAAAGGAGCAATTGCTCCAGTAGAAGCAGGAAAGGTTTTAGGAGAGTATAAAGTTGTAATAGATGGTAACATTGTTGAATCTGGAAATCTTGTAACAAAAGAAGAAGTAAAATTAAGTATATCTTTAAAAAATATATTTTAA
- the nifS gene encoding cysteine desulfurase, whose translation MRVYLDNNATTKMDNEVFEAMVPYLTEYYGNASSLHLFGKETNKAMNESRETIAKYLGAEPNEIIFTASGSESDNLAIRGIARAYKNRGKHIIASPIEHPAIKNTLKDLEDEGYEVTILHVDKNGMLDVEELKNAIKDETILITVMHANNEVGTFQPIEEIGKIAKENKIIFHVDAVQTMGKVDIKPKEMGIDLLSFSAHKFYGPKGVAALYWRNGVRFGKVLTGGGQEGKRRPGTSNVPGMVGMAKALEIAYRDMAEEFKKEEELRDYFESEVLKRIPEVVINAKEAKRLPGTSSITFKYLEGESILLSLSYKGIAVSSGSACSSDDLQASHVLLAMGIEPEFAHGTIRFGLGKYNTKEEIDYTLDVLVEVIEKLRAISPLWNEFKNK comes from the coding sequence ATGAGAGTTTATCTAGACAATAATGCAACAACAAAGATGGATAATGAAGTATTTGAAGCAATGGTGCCTTATTTAACTGAGTATTATGGAAATGCTTCAAGTTTACATCTTTTTGGTAAAGAAACAAATAAAGCTATGAATGAATCAAGAGAAACTATTGCAAAATATCTTGGTGCAGAACCTAATGAAATAATATTTACTGCATCAGGAAGCGAATCTGATAACCTTGCAATCAGAGGAATAGCTAGAGCATATAAAAATAGAGGAAAACATATAATAGCAAGTCCAATAGAACACCCTGCTATAAAAAACACTTTAAAAGATCTTGAAGATGAAGGTTATGAAGTAACAATCCTTCATGTTGATAAAAATGGAATGCTTGATGTAGAAGAATTAAAAAATGCAATAAAAGATGAAACCATTTTAATAACTGTAATGCATGCCAATAATGAAGTTGGAACTTTTCAACCAATAGAAGAAATAGGGAAAATAGCAAAAGAAAATAAAATAATATTTCATGTAGATGCAGTTCAGACAATGGGAAAAGTTGATATAAAGCCAAAAGAAATGGGAATAGATCTTCTTTCTTTTTCTGCACATAAATTTTATGGACCTAAAGGAGTTGCAGCTCTTTACTGGAGAAATGGAGTAAGATTTGGTAAAGTTCTTACAGGTGGAGGTCAGGAAGGAAAAAGAAGACCAGGAACTTCAAATGTTCCAGGAATGGTTGGAATGGCTAAGGCATTGGAAATAGCCTACAGAGATATGGCAGAAGAATTCAAAAAAGAAGAAGAATTAAGAGATTATTTTGAAAGTGAAGTATTGAAGAGAATACCTGAGGTTGTAATAAATGCTAAAGAAGCAAAAAGGCTTCCAGGAACTTCAAGTATAACATTTAAATATCTTGAAGGAGAATCAATTCTTCTCAGTTTAAGTTATAAAGGGATAGCGGTAAGTTCAGGGTCAGCTTGTTCATCAGATGATTTACAGGCTTCTCATGTATTATTGGCAATGGGGATTGAGCCTGAGTTTGCACATGGAACTATTAGATTTGGTTTAGGAAAATATAATACAAAGGAAGAAATAGATTATACATTGGATGTTCTGGTAGAAGTGATCGAAAAATTAAGAGCAATCTCTCCTCTTTGGAATGAATTTAAAAATAAATAA
- a CDS encoding putative prolyl-tRNA editing protein, translated as MKKTNAMRELDKNKIKYEYVEYEVDENDLSAISVSIKTGQDITKIFKTLILLNEKREMLVACIPGSDNIDLKKLAKLSGDKKVEMLEMKELFNMTGYIRGGCSPVGIKKKHKAFIHQSATTKDTIFVSGGMRGIQIIISPKDLIKYLNMTVGDIIV; from the coding sequence ATGAAGAAAACTAATGCAATGAGAGAACTGGATAAAAATAAAATAAAATATGAATATGTAGAATATGAAGTAGATGAGAATGATCTGAGTGCAATATCTGTATCGATAAAAACTGGACAGGATATAACAAAGATATTTAAGACTTTAATACTTTTAAATGAAAAAAGAGAAATGCTGGTAGCCTGTATTCCCGGAAGTGATAATATTGATTTAAAAAAGTTAGCAAAACTATCTGGAGATAAAAAAGTAGAAATGTTAGAAATGAAAGAACTTTTTAATATGACTGGATACATTAGAGGAGGATGTTCACCTGTTGGTATAAAGAAAAAACATAAAGCATTTATACATCAGTCGGCTACAACAAAGGATACAATATTTGTAAGTGGTGGAATGAGAGGAATTCAGATTATAATATCACCAAAAGATTTAATAAAATATTTGAATATGACAGTTGGAGATATAATAGTTTAG
- a CDS encoding putative coenzyme A disulfide reductase — translation MKKVLIVGGVAGGASAATRLRRLDENLEIIIFEKGEYVSFANCGLPYYIGNIIENRDSLLVQTPEKLKNRFNLDVRINSEVVSVNGMNKVAKIRKSSGEEYEEKFDYMVLAPGAKPMLPPIKGINNKKIFTLRNISDMDKIKREVTVQGIKNAVVVGGGYVGVETAENLQHIGINTSLIEAASNILAPFDSEMANFLEIELVSNKINLMTNKKVVEFEEKNEKIIIHLEDGEKVESDAVILSIGVVPDTAFLKDSGILLGARGHILVNDNLETNIKGIYAAGDSILVKNYITGEKSAIPLAGPANRQGRIAAGNIAGRSEVYRGSLGTAIIKVFGLMGASTGLNERAVKSLSMKYEKIYLHPNDHANYYPNATPISIKVIYNKENKEILGAQAVGIKGADKFIDVIATMIKFKGTIYDLTELELAYAPPFLSAKSPANMAGFIGENLEDGLFEQIFFEDLKNYDKNKHIILDVRDEMELASGIFDHSINISLSELRKEVEKLPKDKEIWTYCAVGLRGYLASRFLIQKGYKVKNIAGGIKSKIIKKEL, via the coding sequence ATGAAAAAAGTGTTAATAGTAGGCGGAGTAGCTGGAGGAGCTTCTGCTGCAACCAGATTAAGACGTTTAGATGAAAATTTAGAAATAATAATTTTCGAAAAAGGAGAGTATGTTTCTTTTGCTAATTGTGGACTTCCATATTATATAGGGAATATTATTGAAAATAGGGATAGTCTGCTGGTTCAGACACCAGAAAAATTAAAAAATAGATTTAATCTAGATGTAAGAATAAATAGTGAAGTTGTATCTGTTAATGGTATGAATAAAGTGGCAAAAATCAGAAAAAGTTCAGGAGAGGAATATGAGGAAAAATTCGATTATATGGTACTGGCTCCTGGTGCAAAGCCAATGCTGCCACCAATAAAAGGAATTAATAATAAAAAAATATTTACTTTAAGAAATATAAGTGATATGGATAAAATAAAAAGAGAAGTAACAGTTCAAGGAATAAAAAATGCAGTAGTTGTAGGTGGAGGATATGTGGGTGTCGAAACTGCTGAAAATCTGCAGCATATAGGAATAAATACTTCGCTTATAGAAGCAGCTTCGAATATATTGGCACCATTTGACAGTGAAATGGCGAATTTTTTAGAAATTGAACTTGTTTCAAACAAAATAAATTTGATGACAAATAAAAAAGTGGTTGAGTTTGAAGAAAAAAATGAAAAAATAATTATACATCTTGAAGATGGGGAAAAAGTAGAAAGTGATGCAGTGATTCTTTCGATAGGAGTGGTTCCAGATACAGCTTTTCTAAAAGATTCAGGAATACTCCTTGGAGCAAGAGGACATATATTGGTAAATGATAATCTGGAAACTAATATAAAAGGAATATATGCAGCAGGGGATAGTATATTGGTAAAAAATTATATAACAGGAGAGAAAAGTGCAATTCCATTAGCGGGACCAGCTAATAGACAAGGAAGAATAGCAGCAGGGAATATTGCTGGAAGAAGTGAAGTATATAGAGGAAGTTTGGGAACCGCTATAATAAAGGTTTTTGGTTTAATGGGAGCTTCAACAGGATTAAATGAAAGAGCTGTAAAGAGTTTGAGTATGAAATATGAAAAAATATATTTACATCCAAATGATCATGCCAATTATTATCCAAATGCTACACCTATATCAATAAAAGTAATCTATAACAAGGAGAATAAAGAGATACTTGGAGCGCAAGCAGTTGGAATAAAAGGAGCGGATAAATTTATAGATGTTATAGCCACAATGATAAAATTTAAAGGAACAATATATGATTTAACAGAATTGGAATTAGCATATGCACCTCCATTTTTATCAGCTAAATCTCCAGCAAATATGGCAGGATTTATAGGAGAAAATCTTGAAGATGGTTTATTTGAACAAATATTTTTTGAAGATTTGAAAAATTATGATAAAAATAAGCATATTATTTTAGATGTAAGAGATGAAATGGAACTTGCAAGTGGGATATTTGATCATAGTATAAACATCTCACTTTCAGAGTTGAGAAAAGAAGTGGAAAAACTTCCTAAAGACAAAGAAATATGGACATATTGTGCAGTAGGACTGAGAGGATATCTAGCCTCAAGATTTTTAATACAGAAAGGCTATAAAGTAAAAAATATAGCTGGAGGAATAAAAAGTAAAATTATAAAAAAAGAATTATAA